The following coding sequences are from one Rathayibacter sp. VKM Ac-2760 window:
- the crtI gene encoding phytoene desaturase family protein: MSRQSELYDRVAHEASAQVIRRYSTSFGLATRLLGAGVRERVEDVYALVRVADEIVDGVAEEAQLDRAAVEEALDAFEAETERALASGYSANLVIHAFARTARATGFGTELTAPFFASMRADLRETVHTPESFESYVYGSAEVVGLMCLHVFLAAPDAGLVSPAARQRLVAGARRLGSAFQKVNFLRDLAADVDGLGRSYFPGVDPRAFSERDKAALLADLDDDLAAAGAIVPELPRSSRRAVLLAHSLFAALADRIRATPAEELLRARVSVPTATKAALAARAAVSTLGPRLGAGPARASRSASGPHRAVVIGGGIGGLASAALLARDGWDVTLLEQREVVGGRAGSWERDGFRFDTGPSWYLMPEVFDHFFRLMGTSAAERLDLKRLDPGYRVYSQGIAEPIDVLADLESNLALFESIEPGAGARMRVYLESARDTYEVAKRRFLYTSFASFLPLLRRDVLSRTGRLGRLLLTPLDTFAATAVTDNRLRQILGYPAVFLGSSPFAAPSMYHLMSHLDLADGVLYPMGGFTRLIAAVAEVAEEAGVTVRTSSPATRILTARAPRGSRRGAEVVGVEYEGPDGTERLPAELVVNASDLFTTEQSLLPDELRSYPPEYWENREPGPSAVLVLLGVRGALPQLEHHTLLFTSDWRENFGRIFGENPSVPDPASIYVCRPSATDDGVAPEGHENLFVLVPIPADTSIGHGGIDGAGDAKVEAIADAAIRQIATWTGAEDLAERIVVRRTIGPADFESDLGAWRGSMLGPAHILSQSAFFRSGNASAHVDGLLFAGSSTIPGIGLPMCVISAEVMLKRVRGDVSTEPLPVRDAPSAPVAPRVAPEVRVAPEVRVAPDVRAAEPIAAAAGE, from the coding sequence ATGAGCCGGCAGAGCGAACTGTACGACCGCGTCGCCCACGAGGCGTCCGCGCAGGTGATCCGGCGCTACTCCACCTCCTTCGGCCTCGCCACCCGCCTGCTCGGCGCCGGCGTGCGCGAGCGGGTCGAGGACGTCTACGCCCTGGTGCGCGTGGCCGACGAGATCGTGGACGGGGTCGCCGAGGAGGCGCAGCTCGACCGCGCCGCCGTCGAGGAGGCGCTCGACGCCTTCGAGGCCGAGACCGAGCGCGCGCTCGCCAGCGGCTACAGCGCGAACCTCGTCATCCACGCCTTCGCCCGGACGGCGCGGGCCACCGGCTTCGGCACCGAGCTCACCGCTCCGTTCTTCGCCTCGATGCGCGCGGACCTCCGCGAGACGGTGCACACCCCCGAGTCCTTCGAGAGCTACGTCTACGGCTCCGCCGAGGTCGTCGGGCTGATGTGCCTGCACGTCTTCCTCGCCGCACCCGACGCCGGCCTCGTCTCGCCCGCCGCGCGTCAGCGCCTCGTCGCCGGGGCCCGACGCCTCGGCTCGGCGTTCCAGAAGGTCAACTTTCTCCGCGACCTCGCCGCCGACGTCGACGGCCTCGGCCGCAGCTACTTCCCGGGCGTCGACCCGCGCGCGTTCTCCGAGCGCGACAAGGCAGCGCTGCTCGCCGACCTCGACGACGACCTCGCCGCGGCGGGCGCCATCGTGCCGGAGCTGCCGCGCTCGAGCCGGCGTGCCGTGCTGCTCGCGCACTCGCTGTTCGCGGCGCTCGCGGACCGCATCCGCGCCACCCCGGCCGAGGAGCTCCTCCGCGCCCGGGTCAGCGTGCCGACCGCGACGAAGGCGGCGCTCGCCGCCCGCGCCGCCGTCTCGACCCTCGGCCCGCGCCTGGGTGCAGGGCCCGCCCGCGCCTCGCGCTCGGCGAGCGGCCCGCACCGCGCCGTCGTGATCGGCGGCGGCATCGGCGGGCTCGCCTCCGCGGCGCTGCTCGCCCGCGACGGCTGGGACGTGACGCTGCTCGAGCAGCGCGAGGTCGTCGGCGGCCGCGCCGGCTCGTGGGAGCGCGACGGCTTCCGCTTCGACACCGGCCCCTCCTGGTATCTGATGCCGGAGGTGTTCGACCACTTCTTCCGCCTGATGGGCACCAGCGCCGCCGAGCGGCTCGACCTGAAGCGGCTCGACCCGGGCTACCGCGTCTACAGCCAGGGCATCGCCGAGCCGATCGACGTGCTCGCCGATCTGGAGTCGAACCTCGCCCTGTTCGAGAGCATCGAGCCCGGCGCCGGCGCCCGGATGCGCGTCTACCTCGAGTCGGCCCGCGACACCTACGAGGTCGCCAAGCGCCGCTTCCTCTACACGAGCTTCGCGTCGTTCCTGCCGCTGCTGCGCCGCGACGTGCTGAGCCGCACCGGTCGGCTCGGCCGCCTCCTGCTCACCCCGCTCGACACCTTCGCGGCGACCGCGGTCACCGACAACCGGCTCCGGCAGATCCTCGGCTACCCGGCCGTCTTCCTCGGCTCCTCGCCGTTCGCGGCGCCGAGCATGTACCACCTGATGAGCCACCTCGACCTGGCCGACGGGGTGCTCTATCCGATGGGCGGCTTCACCCGCCTGATCGCGGCGGTCGCCGAGGTGGCGGAGGAGGCGGGCGTCACCGTCCGCACCTCCTCGCCCGCCACGCGCATCCTCACCGCGCGCGCCCCGCGCGGCAGCCGCCGCGGGGCCGAGGTCGTCGGCGTCGAGTACGAGGGTCCGGACGGGACGGAGCGGCTCCCCGCCGAGCTCGTCGTCAACGCCTCCGACCTGTTCACCACCGAGCAGTCGCTGCTGCCCGACGAGCTGCGCAGCTATCCGCCCGAGTACTGGGAGAACCGCGAGCCGGGCCCGAGCGCCGTGCTGGTGCTGCTCGGCGTCCGCGGTGCACTGCCGCAGCTCGAGCACCACACGCTGCTCTTCACGAGCGACTGGCGCGAGAACTTCGGCCGCATCTTCGGCGAGAACCCCTCCGTGCCGGACCCGGCGTCGATCTACGTCTGCCGCCCGAGCGCGACCGACGACGGCGTCGCTCCCGAGGGACATGAGAACCTCTTCGTCCTCGTGCCGATCCCCGCGGACACCTCGATCGGCCACGGCGGGATCGACGGGGCCGGCGACGCGAAGGTCGAGGCGATCGCGGACGCCGCGATCCGGCAGATCGCGACCTGGACCGGCGCCGAGGACCTCGCCGAGCGCATCGTCGTCCGCCGCACCATCGGCCCGGCCGACTTCGAGAGCGATCTCGGCGCCTGGCGCGGCTCGATGCTCGGACCGGCGCACATCCTCTCGCAGAGCGCGTTCTTCCGCTCCGGCAACGCCAGCGCGCACGTCGACGGTCTGCTCTTCGCGGGCAGCTCGACGATCCCGGGCATCGGTCTGCCGATGTGCGTGATCAGCGCCGAGGTGATGCTCAAGCGCGTGCGCGGCGACGTGTCGACCGAGCCGCTGCCGGTGCGCGACGCGCCGTCGGCGCCGGTCGCGCCCCGTGTGGCTCCTGAGGTCCGTGTAGCTCCCGAGGTCCGTGTGGCTCCTGACGTCCGTGCGGCCGAGCCGATCGCCGCGGCCGCGGGGGAGTAG
- a CDS encoding polyprenyl synthetase family protein has translation MDTRDPVVLSRRRQEHVDAVLDRFFSLARSRATRLGPRYLTLWQTIEANTRGGKRFRPLMVISAYEAHGGLDPEASAHLGAAFELLHTALIVHDDVIDRDFVRRGGPNVSGSYRDEATTAGLSIPIAEHRGTSVAVIAGDLALTGAHRLVEGVGASDGVRARLLTLLDEAVFASAAGELADVDFSLMPGMPSVDEVLEMERLKTAVYSFEAPLQAGAILAGADDAAVDALGAFGRGIGIAYQIVDDLLGVFGSEGQTGKTTLGDLREGKRTVLIAHAAGTDRWREIEGLIGDEHLDPETAERVRCILEECGSRGYAESLASDFANRAWDALHTPAVTEAFRTEMRPLVSSVLGRTR, from the coding sequence GTGGATACGCGCGACCCCGTGGTTCTCTCCCGAAGGCGGCAGGAGCACGTCGATGCTGTCCTCGACCGGTTCTTCTCGCTCGCGCGCTCGCGAGCGACCCGGCTCGGACCCCGGTACCTGACCCTCTGGCAGACCATCGAGGCGAACACCCGCGGCGGCAAGCGCTTCCGCCCGCTGATGGTGATCTCCGCCTACGAGGCGCACGGCGGCCTCGACCCGGAGGCGTCCGCCCACCTCGGCGCGGCCTTCGAGCTCCTGCACACCGCGCTGATCGTGCACGACGACGTCATCGACCGCGACTTCGTCCGCCGCGGCGGCCCGAACGTCTCCGGCAGCTACCGCGACGAGGCGACGACGGCCGGACTCTCCATCCCGATCGCCGAGCACCGCGGCACCTCGGTCGCCGTGATCGCGGGCGATCTGGCGCTCACCGGCGCGCACCGCTTGGTCGAGGGCGTCGGCGCCTCCGACGGCGTCCGCGCGCGACTGCTCACCCTGCTCGACGAGGCCGTCTTCGCCTCCGCGGCCGGGGAGCTGGCCGACGTCGACTTCTCGCTGATGCCGGGCATGCCCTCCGTCGACGAGGTGCTCGAGATGGAGCGCCTGAAGACCGCGGTCTACTCCTTCGAGGCGCCGCTGCAGGCCGGCGCGATCCTGGCCGGGGCCGATGACGCGGCGGTGGACGCGCTCGGCGCCTTCGGCCGCGGCATCGGCATCGCCTACCAGATCGTCGACGACCTGCTCGGGGTCTTCGGCTCCGAGGGGCAGACCGGCAAGACCACGCTCGGCGATCTCCGCGAGGGCAAGCGCACCGTCCTGATCGCGCACGCGGCCGGCACCGACCGCTGGCGCGAGATCGAGGGGCTGATCGGCGACGAGCACCTCGACCCCGAGACGGCGGAGCGGGTGCGCTGCATCCTCGAGGAGTGCGGCTCGCGCGGCTACGCGGAGTCGCTCGCCAGCGACTTCGCGAACCGCGCCTGGGACGCGCTGCACACCCCCGCGGTGACGGAGGCGTTCCGCACCGAGATGCGCCCGCTCGTCTCCAGCGTGCTGGGGCGCACCCGATGA
- the idi gene encoding isopentenyl-diphosphate Delta-isomerase, which produces MTSEGIAVRTDEFEQLDLVEEVVLLDESGTAVGVADKATVHDTATPLHLAFSCHVFAPDGALLVTRRALGKRTWPGVWTNSFCGHPAPGERIEDAVVRRAERELGARLESLEVALPDFRYRAVDASGIVENEICPVYTATVSSRDALNPRADEVMDVEWVDPEATLAAVRATPWAFSPWLVLQLPRLLG; this is translated from the coding sequence ATGACTTCGGAAGGAATCGCCGTGCGCACCGACGAGTTCGAGCAGCTGGATCTCGTCGAGGAGGTGGTCCTGCTGGACGAGTCCGGCACCGCCGTCGGCGTGGCGGACAAGGCGACCGTGCACGACACGGCGACCCCCCTGCACCTCGCGTTCTCCTGCCACGTCTTCGCGCCGGACGGCGCCCTGCTGGTGACCCGGCGCGCGCTCGGCAAGCGCACCTGGCCGGGAGTGTGGACCAACTCCTTCTGCGGGCACCCCGCCCCGGGCGAGCGGATCGAGGACGCGGTGGTGCGCCGGGCCGAGCGCGAGCTCGGCGCCCGGCTCGAGTCGCTCGAGGTCGCGCTGCCGGACTTCCGCTACCGCGCGGTCGACGCCTCCGGGATCGTCGAGAACGAGATCTGCCCCGTCTACACCGCGACGGTCTCCAGCCGCGACGCGCTGAACCCGCGCGCCGACGAGGTCATGGACGTCGAGTGGGTCGACCCCGAGGCGACGCTCGCCGCCGTCCGCGCGACCCCCTGGGCCTTCTCCCCCTGGCTGGTCCTGCAGCTCCCCCGCCTGCTCGGCTGA
- the dcd gene encoding dCTP deaminase: MLLSDRDIKLELSSGRVGLSPHDPAMIQPSSVDVRLDRFFRLFDNHRYPYIDPAEDQPELTRLVETPAGEAFILHPGEFVLGSTYEEVALPDDIAARLEGKSSLGRLGLLTHSTAGFIDPGFTGHVTLELSNVATLPIMLWPGMKIGQMCFFRLSSPAEHPYGSASYLSRYQGQRGPTASRSSLNFHRTDVYTD; this comes from the coding sequence GTGCTGCTCTCCGATCGCGACATCAAGCTCGAACTGTCCTCCGGCCGCGTCGGGCTCTCGCCGCACGATCCGGCGATGATCCAGCCCTCGTCGGTCGACGTGCGGCTCGACCGCTTCTTCCGGCTGTTCGACAACCACCGGTACCCCTACATCGATCCGGCGGAGGATCAGCCCGAGCTGACGCGCCTGGTCGAGACCCCGGCGGGCGAGGCGTTCATCCTGCACCCGGGGGAGTTCGTGCTCGGCTCGACCTACGAGGAGGTCGCGCTGCCCGACGACATCGCTGCGCGGCTCGAGGGCAAGAGCTCGCTCGGGCGGCTGGGGCTGCTGACGCACTCGACGGCGGGCTTCATCGATCCGGGCTTCACCGGTCACGTCACCCTCGAGCTGAGCAACGTCGCGACGCTGCCGATCATGCTCTGGCCGGGGATGAAGATCGGCCAGATGTGCTTCTTCCGCCTCAGCTCGCCCGCCGAGCACCCCTACGGCTCCGCGTCCTACCTCTCCCGCTACCAGGGCCAGCGCGGCCCGACGGCCTCCCGCTCGTCCCTCAACTTCCACCGCACCGACGTCTACACGGACTGA
- a CDS encoding LacI family DNA-binding transcriptional regulator, producing MTEAPRRPSLADVARLAGVAPVTASRVANGQTNVVPATRQAVLDAMRTLGYRPNGAARALKSGSFRTIGVAVFSLDSLGMTRTIDSIARAAADAGYAITLVPVSAPSQTGLNGAFTRFGELAVDGLIVIVETHLRDTDELTLPAIPRVLVNAAAGASGPVVDADQAGGVRSAVEHLLALGHRTVHHIAGPRGSYAAERREAAWREALLAAGAPVPAARYSNWRSDGGYLQGAALAESGECTAVLVASDEAALGVYRAFAEHGLRIPEDVSVVGFNDIPEAQDFSPPLTTIRQDYAAIGARCVGILLEQLADGVSDRPVVELVPTTLVVRKSTAPPADSSPA from the coding sequence ATGACAGAAGCCCCCCGGCGCCCGTCGCTCGCAGACGTGGCGCGTCTCGCCGGTGTGGCACCCGTCACCGCCTCCCGCGTCGCCAACGGGCAGACCAACGTCGTGCCCGCCACCCGTCAGGCCGTGCTGGACGCGATGCGCACCCTCGGCTACCGGCCCAACGGCGCCGCGCGCGCCCTGAAGAGCGGCTCGTTCCGCACGATCGGCGTCGCCGTCTTCAGCCTCGACAGCCTCGGGATGACGCGGACCATCGACTCGATCGCCCGCGCGGCCGCCGACGCCGGCTACGCGATCACCCTGGTCCCGGTCTCGGCGCCGAGCCAGACCGGGCTGAACGGCGCCTTCACTCGCTTCGGCGAGCTGGCGGTCGACGGCCTCATCGTCATCGTCGAGACGCACCTGCGCGACACGGACGAGCTGACCCTCCCGGCGATCCCGCGCGTGCTCGTCAACGCGGCCGCCGGGGCGAGCGGGCCCGTGGTCGACGCCGACCAGGCCGGCGGCGTCCGATCGGCCGTGGAGCACCTGCTCGCGCTCGGCCACCGGACCGTGCACCACATCGCCGGCCCGCGCGGCTCGTACGCGGCCGAGCGCCGCGAGGCGGCCTGGCGGGAGGCGCTGCTCGCGGCAGGTGCGCCCGTCCCCGCGGCGCGCTACAGCAACTGGCGCTCGGACGGCGGGTACCTGCAGGGCGCCGCGCTCGCCGAGAGCGGCGAGTGCACCGCCGTCCTGGTCGCGAGCGACGAGGCCGCGCTGGGGGTCTATCGCGCGTTCGCGGAGCACGGTCTGCGCATCCCCGAGGACGTCAGCGTCGTGGGTTTCAACGACATCCCGGAGGCGCAGGACTTCTCCCCGCCGCTGACGACGATCCGGCAGGACTACGCCGCGATCGGCGCCCGCTGCGTCGGGATCCTGCTCGAGCAGCTCGCCGACGGAGTGAGCGACCGCCCGGTCGTCGAGCTGGTGCCGACGACGCTGGTCGTGCGCAAGAGCACCGCCCCGCCCGCGGATTCCTCGCCGGCCTGA
- a CDS encoding cellulase-like family protein, with protein sequence MTTPATELPATLTVCLWDFTWFTQTRPGEPLHDLDAALQQTVDRGYNTVRLCAAPLLLFGEHDLDTSALTFAPVAEGVGQGTRWYNVAGGDTLDLRARLLELFRLAEKHGVFVIVSSWEDQQNPAFLDDPSWHDMLSAIAPEERCLALARSLSRLIDFLAGHDLADRVAYVELHNEVDLSRLREVAEPGADVFWALRPYLEEALGRFQEDHPEVLSTVCYGVPPHLDLDAVPENAQVAHAHFYVYGVLGALESWAGVRAEPPVFPSPELVSLLRDDAPAFEDWSASIAPWRRDATGISPSMFYAYDWVDPQKWDAWLEREYADHRSSMQAAIDERLQAFADLAWERGIPAVVGEGWIGYTPLHADFEDGPLGRQLAEHAVRRCAELGYWGTIAGSNSAPHHPGWNNIAFQRSVNGLFRESASRPPEREACIESR encoded by the coding sequence ATGACCACCCCCGCGACCGAGCTGCCCGCCACGCTCACCGTCTGCCTCTGGGACTTCACCTGGTTCACGCAGACGCGTCCGGGTGAGCCGCTCCACGACCTGGACGCGGCCCTGCAGCAGACGGTCGACCGCGGCTACAACACCGTGCGCCTCTGCGCCGCTCCGCTCCTGCTCTTCGGCGAGCACGACCTCGACACCTCCGCGCTCACCTTCGCCCCGGTCGCCGAGGGCGTCGGGCAGGGCACGCGCTGGTACAACGTGGCCGGCGGCGACACCCTCGACCTGAGGGCGCGCCTCCTCGAGCTGTTCCGGCTCGCGGAGAAGCACGGCGTCTTCGTCATCGTCTCGTCGTGGGAGGACCAGCAGAATCCCGCCTTCCTCGACGACCCGTCGTGGCACGACATGCTGAGCGCGATCGCGCCGGAGGAGCGCTGCCTCGCGCTCGCCCGGTCGCTCTCCCGCCTGATCGACTTCCTCGCCGGACACGACCTGGCCGACCGCGTCGCCTACGTGGAGCTGCACAACGAGGTCGACCTCTCGCGCCTGCGCGAGGTCGCCGAGCCGGGTGCCGACGTCTTCTGGGCGCTGCGCCCTTACCTCGAAGAGGCGCTCGGCCGGTTCCAGGAGGATCACCCCGAGGTCCTCTCGACGGTCTGCTACGGCGTCCCGCCCCACCTCGATCTCGACGCCGTCCCGGAGAACGCCCAGGTCGCGCACGCGCACTTCTACGTCTACGGCGTGCTCGGCGCGCTCGAGAGCTGGGCCGGAGTGCGGGCGGAGCCGCCGGTCTTCCCCTCGCCCGAGCTGGTGTCGCTCCTCCGCGACGACGCGCCCGCGTTCGAGGACTGGAGCGCGTCGATCGCCCCCTGGCGACGGGACGCCACCGGCATCTCCCCCAGCATGTTCTACGCCTACGACTGGGTGGACCCGCAGAAGTGGGACGCCTGGCTCGAGCGCGAGTACGCCGATCACCGCTCCTCGATGCAGGCGGCGATCGACGAGCGCCTGCAGGCGTTCGCGGACCTGGCCTGGGAGCGGGGCATCCCCGCGGTCGTCGGCGAGGGCTGGATCGGCTACACCCCGCTGCACGCGGACTTCGAGGACGGCCCGCTCGGCCGGCAGCTGGCCGAGCACGCGGTGCGCCGATGCGCCGAGCTCGGCTACTGGGGAACGATCGCGGGCTCCAACAGCGCCCCGCATCACCCCGGGTGGAACAACATCGCGTTTCAGCGGTCGGTGAACGGACTCTTCCGCGAGTCCGCCTCCCGGCCGCCGGAGCGAGAGGCCTGCATCGAGTCCCGGTGA
- a CDS encoding dienelactone hydrolase family protein — protein MSELVQIPSPGVALEYGQPGRPTVVVLHDVFGRLPWLEPFAEAVSKHGYHVLVPDLYDGWATLAPEDARDLAAMAAQDRALAAVADAVRTGAAAGAQRSAIIGFGFGGRLGLLVAASGLVDAVVAYYATLGREEHALVPCPTLLHYAQSDDWPEGDDPESFVGRLKESGTPVTAHTYPETQRHFANATLRESVSPAAAALAYARTLSFLNPQLIDC, from the coding sequence GTGAGCGAGCTGGTGCAGATCCCGTCGCCGGGCGTCGCCCTCGAGTACGGGCAGCCCGGCCGGCCGACCGTGGTCGTGCTGCACGACGTGTTCGGCCGGCTGCCGTGGCTGGAGCCGTTCGCGGAGGCGGTCTCGAAGCACGGCTACCACGTGCTCGTCCCCGACCTCTACGACGGGTGGGCCACACTCGCGCCGGAGGATGCGCGCGACCTCGCCGCGATGGCCGCGCAGGACCGCGCACTCGCCGCCGTGGCCGACGCGGTGCGCACCGGGGCGGCCGCCGGAGCGCAGCGGTCCGCGATCATCGGCTTCGGCTTCGGCGGCCGGCTGGGCCTGCTCGTCGCGGCGAGCGGCCTCGTCGACGCCGTCGTCGCCTACTACGCCACCCTCGGCCGCGAGGAGCACGCGCTCGTGCCGTGCCCGACCCTCCTGCACTACGCGCAGAGCGACGACTGGCCGGAGGGGGACGACCCGGAGTCGTTCGTCGGCCGGCTGAAGGAGTCGGGCACGCCCGTCACAGCGCACACCTACCCCGAGACGCAGCGCCACTTCGCGAACGCCACCCTGCGGGAGTCGGTCAGCCCGGCCGCCGCGGCCCTCGCCTACGCGCGGACGCTGTCGTTCCTCAACCCGCAGCTCATCGACTGCTGA
- a CDS encoding DinB family protein, protein MPITPDTKDWTWVLERPCLECGFDASLVESTAVPALIRQNAAAWPYVLERDDAAGRPDDETWSPLEYAAHVRDVHRIYRMRLGLMLEGDDPLFPNWDQDVSAVEERYSEQDPAAVGRELVEEAARISDVFEGVAGRQWQRPGRRSDGASFTVETIAKYYLHDVQHHLHDVRG, encoded by the coding sequence ATGCCGATCACCCCCGACACCAAGGACTGGACCTGGGTGCTCGAGCGCCCGTGCCTCGAGTGCGGCTTCGACGCCTCGCTCGTCGAGTCCACCGCCGTTCCCGCCCTGATCCGCCAGAACGCGGCCGCCTGGCCGTACGTCCTCGAGCGCGACGACGCCGCGGGGCGGCCGGACGACGAGACCTGGTCGCCGCTGGAGTACGCGGCGCACGTGCGCGACGTGCACCGCATCTACCGGATGCGCCTGGGCCTGATGCTGGAGGGCGATGACCCGCTGTTCCCGAACTGGGACCAGGACGTCTCCGCGGTGGAGGAGCGCTACTCGGAGCAGGACCCGGCCGCGGTCGGCCGCGAGCTGGTCGAGGAGGCGGCCCGCATCAGCGACGTCTTCGAGGGGGTCGCCGGCCGGCAGTGGCAGCGCCCCGGGCGCCGCAGCGACGGCGCCTCGTTCACCGTCGAGACGATCGCGAAGTACTACCTGCACGACGTGCAGCACCACCTTCACGACGTGCGGGGCTGA
- a CDS encoding serine hydrolase domain-containing protein, whose protein sequence is MIGGRRSTGVAALVALALALALTGCTGGTDSVVEDAPPGPVSDELAVALSGFLTEAQGVAGASGAVAGVWSPWAGGWETAIGTVGDSAGTPVTTEAHLRLGTGGTEAMTCDVVVALAEKGTLDLDADVGDTLTSLPGMEGMTLRQLCAHTAGLADFRSILWPTVVQNPARQWPTLELVSAAQISAPIAEPGAAWSESSTGPLLAGLVATQATGRGIQSLYDEYVVSRYGLTSTRLPGDSELDLPAPAMLGFAAGLDPRSGAVQCENRRDLSAASPSSLGAAGGVVTDLEDLRRLAVGLAADPAGDAMWADPVPQGQGRADWLLAGLGGHQAGPLRGFSGIAPGFLTAAYSDPVSGLTVAVAFNSSTAGENFAAVAARGLAAIAVEQGAATGAAGLPQLPWTSDGERGAVQGTQPRC, encoded by the coding sequence ATGATCGGTGGCCGCAGATCGACCGGGGTCGCGGCTCTCGTCGCGCTCGCCCTCGCCCTCGCCCTCACCGGCTGCACCGGCGGGACGGACTCCGTCGTCGAGGACGCACCTCCCGGCCCCGTGTCCGACGAGCTCGCGGTCGCGCTCTCCGGCTTCCTCACCGAGGCGCAGGGGGTCGCGGGAGCATCGGGCGCCGTCGCCGGCGTCTGGTCGCCCTGGGCCGGCGGCTGGGAGACGGCGATCGGCACCGTCGGCGATTCCGCGGGCACGCCGGTGACCACCGAGGCGCATCTGCGGCTCGGCACGGGCGGCACGGAGGCGATGACCTGCGACGTGGTCGTCGCGCTCGCCGAGAAGGGGACTCTCGATCTCGACGCCGATGTCGGCGACACGCTCACCTCGCTGCCCGGCATGGAGGGGATGACGCTCCGGCAGCTCTGCGCGCACACCGCCGGGCTGGCCGACTTCCGCTCGATCCTCTGGCCCACCGTCGTGCAGAACCCCGCGCGCCAGTGGCCGACGCTCGAGCTCGTCTCGGCGGCGCAGATCAGCGCGCCGATCGCCGAGCCAGGGGCCGCCTGGTCCGAGTCGTCCACCGGTCCGCTCCTCGCCGGTCTCGTCGCGACGCAGGCGACCGGGCGCGGCATCCAGTCGCTCTACGACGAGTACGTCGTCTCCCGCTACGGCCTCACGAGCACCCGCCTCCCCGGCGACTCCGAGCTCGATCTGCCCGCCCCGGCGATGCTCGGCTTCGCCGCGGGCCTCGACCCGCGCTCCGGCGCCGTGCAGTGCGAGAACCGCCGCGACCTGTCGGCGGCGTCGCCCTCCTCGCTCGGCGCGGCGGGCGGTGTCGTCACCGACCTCGAAGACCTGCGACGGCTCGCCGTCGGGCTGGCGGCCGACCCGGCGGGCGACGCGATGTGGGCGGACCCGGTCCCGCAGGGTCAGGGGCGCGCGGACTGGCTCCTCGCCGGGCTCGGCGGCCACCAGGCCGGCCCGCTGCGCGGCTTCTCCGGCATCGCCCCGGGCTTCCTCACCGCCGCCTACTCCGACCCGGTGTCCGGGCTGACCGTCGCCGTCGCCTTCAACAGCTCCACGGCGGGCGAGAACTTCGCGGCGGTCGCCGCCCGCGGGCTCGCCGCGATCGCGGTCGAGCAGGGCGCGGCGACCGGCGCCGCCGGACTCCCGCAGCTGCCCTGGACCTCGGACGGCGAGCGCGGTGCGGTGCAGGGCACTCAGCCCCGCTGCTGA
- a CDS encoding DUF4383 domain-containing protein: MRTSPNRLLATLFGAVYVVVGLLGFVVTGGVQFLATEGGLLLGIFEVNPLHNIAHLLIGGALLIAGLSTASAAKTVNTTVGAVYLALGVVGFFLVNTALNVLALNTADHFLHLASALVLLGVGLTAEKRTRPRTATA, encoded by the coding sequence ATGCGCACCTCACCGAACCGACTGCTGGCCACGCTCTTCGGAGCGGTCTACGTCGTCGTCGGCCTGCTCGGCTTCGTCGTCACCGGCGGCGTCCAGTTCCTCGCCACCGAGGGCGGGCTGCTCCTCGGCATCTTCGAGGTCAACCCGCTGCACAACATCGCCCACCTCTTGATCGGCGGCGCACTTCTCATCGCCGGTCTCTCCACCGCCTCGGCGGCCAAGACGGTCAACACGACCGTCGGAGCGGTCTACCTCGCCCTCGGCGTCGTCGGCTTCTTCCTGGTGAACACCGCGCTCAACGTGCTCGCGCTGAACACGGCCGACCACTTCCTGCACCTCGCCAGCGCGCTCGTCCTCCTCGGAGTCGGGCTCACCGCCGAGAAGCGCACCCGGCCGCGCACCGCGACCGCCTGA
- a CDS encoding biliverdin-producing heme oxygenase yields MSNVIPFSEALRTRMGAAGGDDEVSAFMTALMTGSGSRDDYVAMISQHYFVYEALEAVADAMAGDPVAAPFISPKLTRLPAIAEDLRFLVGEDWRSRIAPLPSTAAYVERIRTVASGWSGGFVAHHYTRYLGDLSGCAIVRTLLQRRFGFETNGVGFYLYGEIATPSAFRAVYREQLDAAGWDDDERDRVIAEVAEAYRLTTELFRDLARSRAAA; encoded by the coding sequence ATCTCGAACGTCATCCCGTTCTCCGAGGCCCTTCGCACGCGGATGGGCGCGGCGGGCGGCGACGACGAGGTCTCGGCGTTCATGACCGCGCTGATGACCGGCTCCGGCAGCCGCGACGACTACGTCGCGATGATCTCGCAGCACTACTTCGTCTACGAGGCGCTCGAGGCCGTGGCCGACGCGATGGCGGGCGACCCGGTCGCCGCGCCCTTCATCTCGCCCAAGCTCACCCGACTCCCGGCCATCGCGGAGGACCTGCGCTTCCTGGTCGGCGAGGACTGGCGCTCGCGCATCGCCCCGCTGCCCTCGACGGCGGCGTACGTCGAGCGCATCCGCACGGTCGCCAGCGGCTGGAGCGGCGGCTTCGTCGCGCACCACTACACGCGCTACCTCGGCGACCTGTCCGGCTGCGCGATCGTGCGCACCCTGCTGCAGCGGCGCTTCGGCTTCGAGACGAACGGCGTCGGCTTCTACCTCTACGGCGAGATCGCGACTCCGTCCGCCTTCCGTGCCGTCTACCGCGAGCAACTCGACGCGGCGGGCTGGGACGACGACGAGCGCGACCGGGTCATCGCCGAGGTGGCGGAGGCATACCGGCTCACGACCGAGCTCTTCCGCGACCTCGCCCGCTCCCGCGCCGCGGCCTGA